The Zingiber officinale cultivar Zhangliang chromosome 9A, Zo_v1.1, whole genome shotgun sequence genome window below encodes:
- the LOC122020351 gene encoding serine racemase-like — MDNGKQVKNDNYAADIASIREARVRIAPYFHETPVLTLKSLDSIASKRLYFKCECFQKGGAFKIRGASNAIFSLSDDQAAKGVLTHSSGNHAAAVALAAKLRGIPAYVVIPKNAPKCKVENVRRYGGQIFWSESTIQSRESITEKVQQDTGAILVHPFNNRFTIRFCICH, encoded by the exons ATGGACAATGGGAAACAAGTGAAAAACGATAACTATGCTGCTGATATTGCTTCCATAAGGGAGGCGAGAGTCCGTATTGCTCCATATTTTCATGAAACTCCAGTGCTTACCTTGAAGTCTTTAGATTCTATAGCTTCCAAACGGTTGTATTTCAAGTGTGAATGCTTTCAAAAAGG AGGAGCCTTTAAGATTAGGGGAGCTTCAAATGCTATATTCTCCCTTTCTGATGATCAAGCTGCCAAAGGCGTTTTGACACACAGCAG TGGTAACCATGCTGCAGCAGTGGCTTTGGCTGCAAAGCTCCGTGGAATCCCAGCATATGTTGTCATACCGAAAAATGCTCCAAAATGCAAGGTTGAGAATGTCAGGCGGTATGGTGGTCAAATCTTCTGGAGTGAATCAACGATCCAATCAAGAGAGAGTATTACTGAGAAAGTTCAGCAAGATACTGGTGCAATTTTGGTTCATCCTTTCAACAATAGATTCACCATCAGGTTTTGTATTTGTCATTGA